One part of the Clostridia bacterium genome encodes these proteins:
- the aroQ gene encoding type II 3-dehydroquinate dehydratase, whose amino-acid sequence MRILIVNGPNLNLLGHREPDIYGSTSLEEINRSLAQLAAAEGVEVEFVQSNHEGDIIDTLHQAQGRFDWVIINPGALAHYSLALRDAIKAISIPTIEVHLSNIYAREGFRHQSVISDAVVGQITGLGIIGYKLALMAAIRWGKDDFQS is encoded by the coding sequence GCGTATCTTAATTGTTAACGGACCAAATCTCAACCTTCTTGGCCACAGAGAACCGGACATCTATGGATCAACCAGCCTGGAGGAGATTAACAGGAGCCTTGCTCAGTTGGCCGCTGCCGAGGGGGTTGAGGTTGAGTTTGTTCAGTCTAATCATGAAGGAGACATAATTGACACACTGCACCAGGCTCAAGGCAGGTTTGATTGGGTTATTATTAATCCCGGAGCCTTGGCCCATTATAGCTTGGCGCTCCGCGATGCCATTAAGGCGATTTCTATACCGACTATTGAGGTTCACTTGTCCAATATTTATGCCCGGGAGGGCTTCCGGCACCAATCTGTAATTAGTGATGCTGTGGTAGGTCAGATTACCGGGCTGGGCATTATCGGGTATAAACTTGCCTTGATGGCAGCTATTAGGTGGGGTAAAGATGACTTCCAAA